Part of the Polyodon spathula isolate WHYD16114869_AA chromosome 30, ASM1765450v1, whole genome shotgun sequence genome, ggacagtttaaacagaaaaactatagctataccactaaatgatttggaaaataactaaataataaaacgAGCATGAAACAGGTTTGTACTGCCATCATGCCTTGCTTTAGGATAGAACTTAATAAAATGGGAGTATTTTGAGATTACAAATACCTCTGAAAAGCATCCACTTCTTGAAGAAACTTTTCACAAATACTCAAGAGAGGTTCCACTCTGCTTAGGAAAGGAAAATATCAATTTTCATGTAGGTTTTAAATGACAATTTTCAAAAATACCTAGTCAGATAAAGAACATAGCACAGTTGTATCCAAACACATATTTCAGGATTTATCACATTAttatttgggggtggggggagacaGGCCTGAAAAATGTGGTTAGACACCCTGGCTAATCCTGCCAAGGCACATTTCTCTTTGTATCGACATGAAGTTATGATGCATACCCTGTGCAGCAGGATTACTGAGCTTGTCTTTTGTTAAATTCCTGAGCCTTCAGCTTGATAAATGAACTGTTTCTGCGACCAGTTGTCTAGCAGGTAATGATTAAGCAATAAAACCTGAATAAtaagatataaaaataataaacttcatCCAATTCATAGTCCTGCTGGATCTGTCAGGATCAGATCCAGTTAAATGGAATGGCAATAAAGGCTTAAAAAGAAGTGGCACTTGCCCTCGGCTGGTGCGAGCATTGAGAACCAGCTGTAGTGCCTTGGCCTGCAATCTCACATGGTGAACAATGGCCACTTGTCGGGTTTCTAGCCCACTGTACAGAAACTCCAGCTTGTAGGTCTCCtccaaaatctaaaacaaaaacagacccacatttcaaatgctttaattttaataaaaaaaaaaaaaaaaaaacagattgccaAAATTTGGAAGATGCTAGGTTTTCTGGGTCAAAAATCTCTCTATATGCTTTGTTATACCCACAGGCTATTCACACCTAGGGGCAGGAGATCAGCTCTTACCTGCCGAGCTGCTGCAGATGCCATTGCGTTCTGTTTCAAGTATAGTGGTGCAGCAACGTTCCACAGCTTCTCTTGCAGGCCCTGGAATAATCCAGAGTTCACCAATTCAGTTGTATTTTCGGTTCATAATTTGCTTATCActcacaacaaaaagaaaatctctcCTTCAATTAGCAGTTACTGACCTTCATCAGCAATAGCTGGCAACGAAGGTATGTTGCAGAAAAGTCAGCTGCTCCAGCCAGCTCTGGCTGCAGCTCTCCCAGCCTCTGCAGATCGCTTTGTGGGATGGAAGGGTACAAGGGGGTAAAAAACCAAAGAACAAACTATTGAACACAAGGTCAGtgatcaaccttttttttttaaattttttttttttttttttttttttttttttaatataatttcacaACGTTCTGTTACCTTAATTTCAGTACTCCACTACTATTGAGAATAATGATTTTTTGGGGCTAGTGTCCCGAGATACACTGTCCTATGAAACACACTGAAGTTTAAGTTTCCCCTGGGCTGGATTAAATGTTTAATCAAGAATACACATCCAGTAAAATCTCCATCTAGACGGCTAATGTAGAAATACTGGGCCATCAGTATAGTTTATCTGTCCCCAGTGTCTGAAACTGTACTAGAACTACTTGAGATGAACTAAACTCTACCACCATCATTTAATACAAACATCTTcacttaaaataattttgttggtGAATCTGGGTACTGAAAGCATTTATTATCCATGTGTAATTCTCTATAGCATGTCAATGCAGCTAAAACTACTTTTGCATAACATAAAAAAGCTAGTTAGATCTGCATTCGGGGAAGATGAAGGCTAGGCTATGGAAGGCTGAAGAGGCAACAGGGAATGCTTTTTTAGCTGAACGTGATTCTGGGACACTGCAGTGTTAACCGTCAGCCTCTTACCGGATGCTGAACTCAAGCAGTTCCTGTGCCCCCTGTGCCTCCAGGTGCTGGATGGTGTAGACTCTCTCCAGGCTCTGCCGGAGGAACTGCTGGGACGATTCCTCGCTAGAGGCCATACCAGAGGAATCTGACACAGACACCAGCTTCCTGCCCGGTAACTgagcagaacacacaaaaaatatatcagCACTTTAAACATACACTGGTCACCACAGTACAATAACTTTTCTAGCTTTACTGGATCCCATGTCCCAGAAACATATGAGGCAGTGTAACCCAAGTTGTCTGACTCTTTAGTCAGATTAGTTGCAACAGTGAAAGGAAATAAAAAGTTAGGGGCATGATATATCATACTTCAAATTCATCTTTTTCTTACCCGTAATGGTGGAACCAGGTGCGAGAGACTGTCTCTTAGATAAGCATAATGCCTAAATGTGTGGTCTGAAAAAAGCGCGGACATTGTAGGACACGATTTTGCAGCGTTGAACACCAAAACCAACACAGCAATATCTGATAATCAAACTGTAAGGAAATACAGAACAGCCATTAAAGGTTGAGagttttgtcttaatttatttattcttttaatgtaaaagttcataatttcataaaataatatttgtatttatccaaccatgaaaataaaaaaaggtaatgaAAGTCACTGAAAAATTGTGTTATACAActgaaacacaatgaaaaaatacTGTTGTGTGCAAGGATACAAGCAGGATCGTCCATATCTGGTTCGGGTGTGTCAAAGTATGGGTGTGTACTCAGGAGCTCTGGGACCAGAGGCAGAACAAGGGTAGGGTGCCTGGCCCCCAGAAACTTCAGGCACCTGTTGGTTGAAGCAGGTGAGAGGTTATTGGACAAATCGCATGACAAAGAGAACACTATACTGCAGGCAGTACGTTTCTTTGGGCTTCAATCAGCAGGGGTTTGTATTGTTCATACTGAAACTGAGAAAAGCTTTCACTTATTTTCAATCCTTTCACCATAATATGGCTAAATGCAGCAGTTGGCAAAGTGTGACACAAAAACCAAAATTAGAAAATATTGACACCGCTTTGCACTTCTGCTGGTTGAACTCAATTAACATCTTGAGAGGTTGCTTTGCATTGCTGTAAAACATTTAGATGGGGGAAAGGTTAAGGTAAAAAGCTGCAATAGAGAAGGTAAATATTTTAGGTCCAGGTTTCTGCAGCTCTTTGCTTGTAATGAAGTAAACTTACTTCCAGACAGAGTTCCGGTCAGTTGGGTACTTGGTCAGGTTCTTCAGCAGCTCCACGAGAGCCAGCTGAATGCATTCTTTCGTGGAAACGTTGGTGTAGCACAGGAGCTCGTGCAAGGCCTCTCGAATATCACGTGAAGAGTCCTAATTGGGAAAGAGGTAGCAATGATAAGTTTCAGGTTTTTGAGTGGGACTGGAGAATCAATAAATTCATGAACAATCACCTGGGTTACAATCCTCTGCCTTTTAAGTGCTTTCATACTTCCaaaaggtatataaaaaaaaaattataagaaaCTATGTGTCAAATAGACATTTCAGTTAGTGCCTTCGTGGACGATTTTCTACTTGACGGTCTTGTAGGTTTTACCCTAGATCCATTGAAATTGTGACAAAACAGAATGAAGAGATTAAAAGGCATCCCAAAAACCTTCAGGGAACCAACTTAACTGTGCTTTCTACAGGGTTTAGTAATATTATTCTGGCAAGATAAGATGTTGCAGCCCAGAATCACAACAATTATAGGAAGTTTATTTCATGCAACATGATAGCGCAGAGGAAGTCCCCCACTATGAAGCTTCAAACAAAACATATAGATGTTTTAATCTTGTACACAGGAAACGGTATAAAACTTAAGCataaagactagaaggacaaacaaTCGTTTTGAAAACAACCTTCTTtgtcttattattattcaatGCTAGCCAACGTAAGCCCTTGTACTCCTCATTTAGAGCGCGTATACCTCCAGCACAGCGAGCACGGTGTCGAGCTGGTCCTCGCGCAGGGTGATGTTGTTGGAGATCTGCCGCAGGACGTGGATAGACTGCAGCCGCACCTCCTCAATCTCATCATTGAACATGTCCACCAGGAAATCCAGGCACTTCTCTGCAAACGATGAAGAGGACTGGGCCAGCGTGCACAGAGCCTCCACCGCGGCGATCCGCACCTCTGCAGAGAGAAATACACTGCACTGAATTCTATTAGATACCTGGGAGCAGGCCGCTTCATAAAAACAaccacagggttttttttaatgctctaaatCATTGTCAGGACATATAACAATCAGCTGTTCaaagtgatgaaaaaaaaatcaaaacactagTAGTGGGAAAGCAGGCGATTTGAGAGATTTTATAATTCTTGAACCGAGAAGTTGCGGTTAAAAGCTTACTTTCTGTACAGTTTGCTAGGACGATTTAATCAGATGCACATTGACTGCAAGACTACTCATTGTCCTGCGAGCTAcagaaacaaaggaaacaaaaaaataataatatctacCAAACATCTCATCTTCCAGGCCGTGTACAAAAGCTCCACAAGCTCCTGAGTCGATCAGGTTGACAGCGTACGTGTCCACTTTCTCCTTGGGGGCATCATCTGCCCACTTCCGTCCTGAGGAGAATTCCCCTGAGCTGTAGAGCTCTTTGGCTCTTTCGTGAGCGGTTCGCTTTCTCTGTGTAAAGAGACACACTTAGTTCAAACAATCTTTGCTAATGCTGTTGGACTCTGCAGTCAAGTGGAAAATCTAACCATGTTTAAGTCATCAGTATCTCAAActttgttagtttttatttaaaacaacaacggatacaaacaatatatactgtatttctaaatACAAAAGTGAGAAAATACAAATGTCTAGTATACCCTGAGATCAGACATTAGCTTCTTGTCCAATGTTTGCTCCAGAAAGTGTGCACTCACTTGGTGCATCGAGCCCTGAAACAGAGAAAGTTAAATAGTACTTCAGCTAAACCTGATGCTTCAATAGTCCTGTAAATGGCTGGTCAATATTTCTCTTCCACTAGCATACAGAAGAGATCTGGTACATGCAAATGCTGGGAAAATAATGAAATCATTCCATAACATTAATATAATATCTGAATAGAGTTACCTGAACCTAAATGTTTGAAAATTAAGTTTAAATAGGAGACTTACCAAGAGTTTAGCTGCCTGCACTCTGACTACCCATGACCCATCACTGACCATGTGGGAAATTTTGCCAAATGCATCATCGACCAGTCGTATCTCTTCATTGGAGGAAGGAATAGGGACAATGCTGAACAAGAAATTGAAGAGGATGTTACAGCAAAAGACCCAGAGGAGTATTTGCCTATGGTGAATTGCATGTATCAGTATTAGTTTGTATGTATTAATGTAACTACAGACAGGATATTGGAGTGTCCACGTAACCCAGATTCTGAGTCAATAATGTCCTAAGCAGGTTTTAATCACAACTGAACCCTTTACGGACCATTTCAGACATGTAAAACTAAATGTGACAGATTTATCATGTACAGTAACATGTAACTATCATAATGTCCCTAACAATGTGTTTAATACATGCTTGTGTTTGTAGAAAGGCATTACCTTTCTGGATAGAGCTGGCTGAGAACCCACACCATCTGCACAGCGGCCGATCGCACTTGCTCATAGTCATCCGACAGCAGTTTACAGGCCTGAAAAGATACAAGAAAAGTGTGTTCAAAAAAGATAGACCAACAGACCAGcatattattttttcctttctatTAAACACCATTTATGTATATGCTTTGTATGCAGCGTAACTTGAATAATGATATTACAAAACCAGgttttaataagaaaaacaagGCATTACCTGACTGTAAATTGTCTGCTGCAGCTTCATTCCCCGTTCATGTAACTGCAGCTGGATAAAGGAAGGCAAAAACAAATGATCATAAAGCCCTTCAATTCTGCTGGACTCATTTACAAGATGGAATCATCGTACCATTGCCTTGATTGCTGCCGTCCGCACACGCGGATCCTGATCGTTGAAGTAATCGCCGATGATTTTCTGGACATCCTTCAATGCCATACTCTCTAACTCTTTGGAGACAGGTTTATCCACAGACCCAAGGCAGCCCAACAGCTGCAGGCATTTATTCCTCACTCCAAACGATGTATCTGTAAGGTGCTACAGAAGACACAAACTTAAGCGAACACTCCCTAAGAACATACTTTCCATAAATCAACTGCTTTGGAATAACGAACATACAAATAACagtaaaactaaataacattacaatgcacacacacacgttgtaTTAAATCACCCATTATTACAGAGAAACCATGACAAACTGCATGCTAATACCTACCCTGCAAGCCACTTCAACAAGTCGAAGTCTGATGGTCTGGTTTTCAGGAAGCTGTGTGCCAATGGCCAGGAGAGTGTCCAGCAACTGAGCAAGAACCTGATGGGATTCtgtatgtaataataaaaaaaatgtcagaaaaatGTATAACACTAACATGAGGTGTctgtattatgtattttacagCAAGAAACTGCATTACTGGACTGGGCCTaaacaatgtaaatataatttttcacCTCACACAGAAAGTAACTAGCAAAGAGGTCTGATTGACTAATTTAAAACCTACTCAGATAAACTACAGTTTGAATTTATTATAATACAGGCTGCAAGTCTTGCTTCAGTGCACACTCAACACTGCTCTAATGCAGTGGCTTtgaaccccggtcctggggaccccctgtgtctgctggtcttcattccaactgagctctcaattacttaactagacccttagttGAATTgatgatttgcttaattagacctttttaattgttttcacctcttaaacagttgcagagttcaagttacttacaaAATATTACAGCTAACAACTAAGAGACTCACTTTCATTATTAAGTGTATTAATGGCATCATCTACTATACAATCGGGTAAAAATCCTTGTGTTTTGGAAAGCAAACCCAGCAAAGAGGCAATCTTCAGTCTTACGGAGCTATCAGTTTCCTgagaacaaaaaaagagaaaaaatgtgcatagtgggttttttttttttttttttttttttttttgggacaaaTGGTAAAATTATCATCATTGAAAGTGTATAAGTATTCCCTATCTGAAACAACAGGGGTGTTTGACTATTTTGGAGCAGCACTAACAGTAAGAAAATGCTGTAGTATATTATAAAAGTACCATTGAATCCTGTAAAGCTCATATATTCAATCCCTCTCGTCCTAGGCTGTTACCTTGTAATAATGCTCCAGGAGAATGCGCACCACTCCCTCCACACTCTCAGACTCCACAGGCTTCCTGGCAAACTGGAGCAGGTACTGAAGGGAGTCTGTGGGGGTCGTGGCCTTACACAAGTCAATGTGCAGGGCAGCTGACTTACTGGGTTTGGTCAAGCGCAACTTCTTAGCTGGGGCTTCTTCATATTGCTGTTgctgaaacaaagaaaatcaaattatatatatatatgtatatgtgtgtgtgtgtgtgtgtgtgtatacctatatgtttttaatttattctttACAAACTCACTCATAGCATgtagtaacaaaaaaacaacttggtaATAAATATGGACACAGTGCAACATGTAGTTTTTGTCAAGGTAACTTCTACACTAAAGAGCAAGCTGGTGGTTACAGCCTAACTAATATAACATTCAAATTACTTTACACACTTTACTGCATACCGTGGGCCTGGTTCACAGAACTTGAAGGGCTGTTTACACACATTAAACTGCACACATTACACAGTAAACTTCTCGCCCTCTAAAAGAGTTGAAAACAGTTGTGCTGTGAAAACTTGATTTCATTCATTAAAATGGTCTTCAATTGGcgactacaaaataaaaaaaaacacgcctCAAATCGTTCCATTATGTCAtgttatttgagttttttttatataatatttacacCGCTGATGTGTACATATAGATCACTTTCGTATTACTTACACAGCAGAGTTGTAAAGCAAAGTTCTTACTATTTACACGCGTAGTGTAATGACGCGCCGAGACACTGCTCACCCACCCAATATTGGCAATAAAGGTGGAAATTGGTGACCACCAGTCCATACAAAATAACGCCGTTGATCGCTGCCTATACAGCATTGGATTTCATGTTTATTCTTCGTTGTAAATAATGGCCAAAAGGCAAATTGATTGAAATACTAACAATAACAAGCAGATTATAATCGCTACGTTTATTTTCAtgaaagtgtttaaaataaaaaaaaaacattatttaccaATATGTCTGTAAAATTATGTAACAGTGTAATATtctgaataaaactaaaaataattataatctaaacaattaattatacaCGGAAATAACTGGTAAAACAGTTTAGGCCAAGGCTTTTAGGGGACTTTACTGGACAGCTAGTATCCGATGTGGGTGCCTCTTCGTCGGTCGCTTCCTCCAGTTATTAAAACGTTAAATCGAACACACATTTCTACACAGGGTTAAAATGTACTAACCTGAACAACTTTAGTGAATTCTTCGTAGACACGTTTCTTTAAATGAGCTGCCATTAGGTCAGAGACGAGCTGAACCCTCTGCCTGGACAAAGCTGAATCGAAAAACGCGTTTACAGTTCCATTGTGCTCAGGACGGCAGGTCTGTCTGCTCTTCCGTAGTAGTCGAGAGAAATGACAGTTTACCACCATGTGGAAATGAATGGGAACTTCttctgacacatacacacattgatttagtttaaatgttaatgtttgaAGTTCACGACAATGTATCacgtattttttgtttaaagataaCTACTCATATttgaaacatattaaaatgaaaccttATTAATATTTCCCGAGTGTCATTATTTGTGCTACAACTAGTACTGTGGTCGGTGTATATAAAAAGATAAGGATgcgatattattttatttatttatttatgtctagAACTGCATTTTTCTCCAGATAGTACCTAGAGCTATAGATTAATGGTGGCCCTCACAGTTTCGTTttggttttgctgtttttaagttaCAAATATGTAGTGAAACCTGCCTCCccttttattgttaatcttttaCGTTTTCCAATAGTTTTATCAGGAAGCAGCAACAACCTGTAGATATTTGCACATCTGCTTTTCATGTAATAATTGTATCAACTTCCAAACAAAAATGCACCCAATTAGTTTCTTAGTGTCAtctagtaacaaaaaaaaaaacacacacacaccagagaccTAACACACCGCATTTAAAACAAGTCATAGTCTATAAATACCCAGTAATTACCAGAGATCGCAATCTGCTTGTCTTGTAACCAGTAAAATGCATTCTATGCTGCACGTGGTAGCAGGATGTGGGGTTGCGTGGGGTTCTATTCCAGAACCTGCACAGGAGGAGTATTGTATGTGCTGGTAGCATTAATCCGCTTCACCTGAGTCACAGGGACAATGAAATTGTCATTTTCCAGCTGAACAGGGCAGACAATAGTTCTGCATGTGCTCAGCTAAACTAGAATGGTATCTCTAATCAGCAGCATTTCACATAGTCTTCATGGGACCAAAGGAAACTTGTTATCTCTGTCCTGAGGAGACAAGTGGCAAATCATAGTTTGCACAATCCCCAATTTATGTGTTATAGGGACAAGAAGTAATGTGCCAGTTACACTGTGATTACTAAGGAAGTTGGCTACTTTAGCATGGCAGAACAGCACTGATTATACCATGAATGTACAACTTGCAGGATACAATACGATCAACATGGGACTTGAATTTCACAGGTGATGACATGACCACAGGGCTATGCCAAGCTCAGGTGAAGATCAGGTGTTCTGTGCTCTTAGGAAGTGCctttatacagtagtatacacACTGGCTGTGAAACTGGCAAAATGAAAAGTGCTCTTATGATAATGAGAGGTCGGAACAAAGCcattttacttgaaatacacTTGCACGGATATACAGTGTTTTATcatcacagtaaaagcaaagaTCTTGAACGAAACAGGATAGACTCATTGTAAGGATGCAACATCATGTTGGGCTCATATACAGAAATTGGGGggacaaaggattttttttttcatttttgttttatagaattgttattattattgattagaATTTCTCacctctttttttaataatttgatttACATTGTATTATTTCTTACACAAAACGTGATTTTATCCAATAACAAACTCCTGTCttctgttattaaaatacattaatacataaaacaagatggatatttatatctaaataaatatatcacaGAATCACCTAATACACAGTTTCACTTAATTAAAAGTTGATAATAaaatttttgtaacattaacatatgTTAGTCATCAGTAAAGatatgcaaaaatatatacagtgtgatcatatattattatacatttggGTATTAAACACAAATAGTATGTAAATAGTACGTAAATAATTAAAGCTTTCCTCTGAGAACATGAAATAATGAAAGTGTACTTCATTGTGGCCTAAATAGCTGTCCCTACATCAGTACTGTACAAGTATGCAACCCAACTTTGCAtcatattgtaattttccaataTGCCTGGGCATATTCAGAATAGTCTTGCCTTTGGAAAGGAAAtagattttttacaaaaaaaaaaaaaaagaaattatatgcAATAAACCAATAACCCgtctacagtaaaaaacaaaaacaaacaaaaaaaaaaccatgataTTGTCACACCTTTATTGTGGCCCACAGGGGGtgatttgcatattttattttcaatggtGAATGGTGAAAAACAGCACCCTACATGGGCCACATGGATCAGAATGGAGCAAAGATGGGATGAATAATTTTATTCCATCATTACTGTTTAGTGCTCCTGTGACTTTTATAAATACCATACATAGTGCCTAAAAATCACTCTCCCTTTCAGATGATACTGTTTAGctttaattaaagtttttttatattattattattattttttttttccatagcacCACCTggtgtttgtttgaatatcaCAACTGTGCAatcctttttaaatacaatttccacTGAGTCAATGAACATTTTCTGCACATACTGTCATCAAGCACTCATTTCTAAGAGAGAAAAATGTTCTTTTGCACATGGTTAAAATTGTATAATTACCACCAGGTGAATATAAATTTATAAAAGAAATCGTACGACTTGAAACGGAAGCCTTTGTCAGTTACATGGGGCTGGTATGTTATGTTATAGCCCCTGGCTTCAATGTCCATTTTGACACAGTCCAGCAAATCTAAAACAGCCGGAGTGGCTTTCCATGGTCCGAACCTCACCACTGACTCTTTGTCTCCATCTAGGCTGTTAACAGCATCTTGATAACGTGTGGAGTCCTCCTCAGTTTTGAGAACACACACGATCACGCTGGACTGGCGAGCGGCCACTGCCTCTGCCCTGGCAATTCTGATGATCACCTCAATGTTCTCTCTGTAGTTGGGAACCCGCGCCAGGAACTGCTGCCTCCCGACTACCTCCCCGAATCTTTCTGGCGAGTCCTCCAGCTGTTTGACCAGGGGCTCAATGTTATAGAAAAGGGCCTCCTTGTACACCTCCTGTCCAGTGTCGCTGGGGACACGCTGACTGCGAAGAAACTCCAGGATGGGTTTGAAGTGGGTCCCATCCCGGTCGATGAAGTACCGCCCCTCTGCGTCAGTCTTCAGGGAGGACTGCCCGCTGAACATTTCTGCAAGTTTGGAGGAGGGGTACTTTCTCAGTGTGCTCAGGGACGTGCAGTACATCAGACCTCCAACATTCAGGTTTATTATGGGCGagttctgtgaaaaaaaacaaacaagtgtgtgtgtgtgtatgtgtgtgtgtgtgtgtatatatatatatatatatatatatatatatatatatatatatatatatatatattctactacATGTACACAGCACATTAGCAAATTAGATCTGTGATCTGAATGTCATTTTCTGAAGACAGGAGGCTATGCTATTGGTGTTTGATTATTCTTGGGGCTGGTGTGCATTCCTTCATAGTTTCTCTTTACATTCCATAAAAGCAGTTTCAGCTACAGGAACTCAGGTTCCCTCCCTCATTCCTTCCTTTCAGTCTGTGAATTAAGCAGGCATGCTCCTGCAACTAACCTCAGGAAACAGTATGCTGTAGCTCAAggaagcaaaaacaaagaaataaatccatgtaaaaaaaaaaaaaaaaagaaagaaaaggatgTGCTAAAACGTATAGtcacgttttaaaaaaaacacaaatgctcTACGAATAACCCACAAAACTAATCCTGCAACCTAGGGTCTAACACGTTCTTACTGTATGCTCTCTGTTTGTGCTAATACCTTAACGTTTATTAATAGTAATAAccattaataacaaataatatgaaTCTATAATACAATGTCTAGTTTAATTAAACCATACATTTACAATTTAAACCTCTGAGTACAGGTGTGGGTTATTTTGTAGTATGCGTTAAAACGTGTTTACACATGAAGACACCGAATTAATGGCTGCAGTCAGTAGGTGCCAGAGTTCCTTATCTCCGTAGAAATAAATACTTGTCCGAGTTTTCTCTTCAGTAAGGCTTCTAAAACATAGTTCCATTGTATGGCATGTGTCCTCCATGTTCATCTAAATTCCCCGTGCATATGTAACAAAACAATTTTGTAGTATACAGTATTCTTCTTACGAACcatgaaacataaaaacatgtgTTGAACGACGTTTCTTTTTTCTGCTTTCTGGCGTATTTTCACCAAGTCCTTAATGTTTGTTATTATATATCGTGAATACGTTAAGGAATCAATCATACCCTTTATTGTACAGTACTACAAGGCCCCAAAAAACATTGCACTACTATTGCTTTATTGACTGTTTAATACTAATATCACAAGTTAGAAAAATCCTTGCTTACCTGCAAATTGGCGGTGGATTGTTTTCCCGGCGATTTGTAGTCTGGCAGGCTCATTCTCCTTGTCTAGCGTCTGATACAAGCAGACCCGCTCAGCACTGTAACTTATCCTACCCTTCTCAGAGTTCTTCAGCAGTCTGTATACTCAGCACAAGCAGGTGCAGGCGGGGGTGCTCTCCGAACAGGACTCCTGTTCAAAGCCACACCTTGCATAATTTtcacaatgcaaatacaaattTAAAGAGGAAGCCGTTTTGACTAAACAGCTGCCCTGGAACTGTTAATGACTCAAAGACGTATCTCATTCATTTGTCACAGAAAAACGTTAATCTATTGGAACGGAAATACCTATACACTTTCAAATTAATGTTCCGTTTAGATTTAATTTGAACATAAAACACATAGTACTTTGGAGTGTAATCGATTGCCAGGTGTTTCTGTATCTGAAACGGCATAAATTACTGAAGGAACGATAACCTATCCTTTGTTGTGGAGAACAAACTTCAGATACCCAACACAGCGTCTCTGCCATAACTAGATATATAGAACGGTGACCTCTTTCCTCTTCACAATTTTACAAACTTGCAGACGTGTCACACTGAATCACCGCTGTTCCTTCTGTTCTGACACGTGATTTTGTAAAGAAGTTGTCGAAACCTTTACCAAACTCACATTTCAGACGTTTTTAGAAACATTGCATTTACTGATGTGCACGGAACTGTACATATCTAAACCCGCTTGTGGAAATTCCGTTCCTACAGCGGCTTTCAGATATTTCTTCATTACCCTTCCAAAATTATCCGGTTTAACATGCCCACATTAAATACACAACGTATAAACCGAAGGGAATGTGAGTGAGCAAATAA contains:
- the ints4 gene encoding integrator complex subunit 4 translates to MAAHLKKRVYEEFTKVVQQQQYEEAPAKKLRLTKPSKSAALHIDLCKATTPTDSLQYLLQFARKPVESESVEGVVRILLEHYYKETDSSVRLKIASLLGLLSKTQGFLPDCIVDDAINTLNNEKSHQVLAQLLDTLLAIGTQLPENQTIRLRLVEVACRHLTDTSFGVRNKCLQLLGCLGSVDKPVSKELESMALKDVQKIIGDYFNDQDPRVRTAAIKAMLQLHERGMKLQQTIYSQACKLLSDDYEQVRSAAVQMVWVLSQLYPESIVPIPSSNEEIRLVDDAFGKISHMVSDGSWVVRVQAAKLLGSMHQVSAHFLEQTLDKKLMSDLRRKRTAHERAKELYSSGEFSSGRKWADDAPKEKVDTYAVNLIDSGACGAFVHGLEDEMFEVRIAAVEALCTLAQSSSSFAEKCLDFLVDMFNDEIEEVRLQSIHVLRQISNNITLREDQLDTVLAVLEDSSRDIREALHELLCYTNVSTKECIQLALVELLKNLTKYPTDRNSVWKCLKFLGARHPTLVLPLVPELLSTHPYFDTPEPDMDDPAYIAVLVLVFNAAKSCPTMSALFSDHTFRHYAYLRDSLSHLVPPLRLPGRKLVSVSDSSGMASSEESSQQFLRQSLERVYTIQHLEAQGAQELLEFSIRDLQRLGELQPELAGAADFSATYLRCQLLLMKGLQEKLWNVAAPLYLKQNAMASAAARQILEETYKLEFLYSGLETRQVAIVHHVRLQAKALQLVLNARTSRGVEPLLSICEKFLQEVDAFQRCFVAELTHFQDSFVEKLLELMPRLLACKPLDLVKILQTTLRQSGFLHLRLPEQLHRATATIIEPTGESDNPLRFTSGLVVALDIDATLEHVQDPQNSVKVQVVYPDGQAHIIHPRPGDFRNPGPGRHRLITQVYLSHSAWTEPCQIEVRLLLAYSSSKSRTSVLKPAWNESTEGLPATENSIEGTIPFSKSVKVFIMPKPTRR
- the kctd14 gene encoding BTB/POZ domain-containing protein KCTD14 — encoded protein: MSLPDYKSPGKQSTANLQNSPIINLNVGGLMYCTSLSTLRKYPSSKLAEMFSGQSSLKTDAEGRYFIDRDGTHFKPILEFLRSQRVPSDTGQEVYKEALFYNIEPLVKQLEDSPERFGEVVGRQQFLARVPNYRENIEVIIRIARAEAVAARQSSVIVCVLKTEEDSTRYQDAVNSLDGDKESVVRFGPWKATPAVLDLLDCVKMDIEARGYNITYQPHVTDKGFRFKSYDFFYKFIFTWW